Below is a window of Leucobacter sp. Psy1 DNA.
CGCGACCGCTCCAGCCGTTCCCGACCCCACACTCGTCGAGCAGTACGACGCGGCACTGGTGGCCGACGATTCCACCCTCCCGACCTCCCCGTTCGACCTCGAGGTTGACGACGTGGTCGTCGCGCTCGACATCCGCCCGTCGGCGAGCAAGGTGCGACCAGTGCCCGAGGCCGAGGTCGGGGCGAAGGCGATCGCAGACGCCCGATCGCAACTCGAGGCGGATCGTACCGCCCTCGAGGAGACGACCAGCCGGTTCGAATCGGCCGTCTCGATCGGCGATGGCGTCGCGGCATCGGTGGCGGCCTCGCTCGGTCCCGTGCAGGCGGCCGCCGAATCGGTCCCCGAGCAGGCGGAGATCGTCTTCCAGGAGTACTTCGCAGCCGTCGAGGAGCACGAGGGAATCGTGGAAGCCGCCACGACGCTGGAGGATCTCCTGGCAGAGGAGGCCTCCGTGAGCGACGCGGATCGGGCGCTGCGTCTGGCCTCGGGAGTGGCGAACTACGTGACGGCGGCGGATGCTGCGCGCGAGGCGCAGGAAGAGTACGTTGAGCAGACGCCGGAGACGACGCCGTCTGACCCGGCGCCTCAGGTTCCCGGTCCCAGTGATCCCGGCTCCGGAGCAGCATCGGCCGAGGGAACGGCCGACACTGATTCCGGCGACGGCGCGGAGGCCGAAGTGGCGAGCGGCGGAGCGGCGCCTGAGGACGGCTCGGCGGCCGGCGAACCGGACACGGAAGCCGAGACCGCAGCGGGGTAGCCCAGGACGTGGGATAATGGCGGACAATGTCTCCACGCACCGCACATCCCCCAGCCCCGGCCGCGACCGCGCCTGCGGTGATCCGCAACTTCTGCATCATCGCGCACATCGACCACGGGAAGTCGACGCTCGCCGACCGCATGCTGCAGATCACCGGAACCGTTCCCGAGCGCGAAATGCGCGCGCAGTACCTCGATCGGATGGACATCGAGCGGGAGCGCGGGATCACGATCAAGTCCCAGGCGGTGCGCATGCACTGGGATGCAGACGGTACCGCGTACGCGCTCAACATGATCGACACGCCGGGACACGTCGACTTCAGCTACGAGGTGTCGCGCTCGTTGGCCGCGTGCGAGGGAGCGATCCTGCTCGTCGATGCGGCGCAGGGCATCGAGGCCCAGACGCTGGCGAACCTGTATCTCGCGATGGAGCACGACCTGGAGATCATCCCGGTGCTCAACAAGATCGACCTGCCCGCTGCGGAGCCCGAGCGCGTCGCGCGGGAGATCACCGACCTCATCGGGGGAGACCCGGCAGACATTCTCGCCGTCTCGGGCAAGACCGGTGCGGGCGTGGAGGAACTGCTCGACCGCGTCGTCGAGCGTGTGCCAGCACCCGTCGGCGATGCTGACGGCCCCGCCCGCGCCATGATCTTCGACTCGGTCTACGACTCGTACCGCGGTGTCGTCACGTACGTGCGCATGGTCGACGGGCGACTCGAGCCCCGAGAGAAGATCCAGATGATGTCGACGGGCGCCGAGCACGAGGCGCTCGAGATCGGCGTCTCATCGCCAGAGCCGCAGGCGACACGCGGACTCGCCGTCGGCGAGGTCGGCTACCTCATCACCGGGGTGAAGGACGTGCGGCAGTCGAAGGTGGGCGACACCGTGACGGCGAAGCGGCACCCGGCGACCGAGGCGCTGCCGGGGTACACCGATCCGAAGCCCATGGTGTTCTCGGGGCTCTACCCGCTCGACGGGAGCGACTACCCGATCCTGCGCGAGGCGCTCGACAAGCTGAAGCTCTCTGACGCGGCGCTCCAGTACGAGCCGGAGACCTCTGTGGCGCTCGGATTCGGGTTCCGCTGCGGGTTCCTCGGCCTGCTCCACCTCGAGATCATCTCGGAGCGCCTGCGTCGCGAGTTCGATCTCGACCTCATCGCGACGGCGCCGAGCGTGATCTACGAGGTGACTCGTGAGGACGGCGGCGTCGTCACCGTCACGAACCCATCGGAGTACCCGGATGGCAAGATCGCGAGCGTCCGTGAACCCATGGTGCGCACGGCGATCCTCGTGCCGAAGGACTACGTCGGCACCATCATGGACCTGTGCCAGTCGCGCCGCGGCAGTCTGCTCGGCATGGAGTACCTGGGCGAGCGAGTAGAGCTCCGGTACGCCATGCCGCTCGGCGAGATCGTGTTCGATTTCTTCGACCATCTGAAGAGCCGGACGCAGGGGTACGCCAGCCTCGATTACGAGCCCATGGGGGATCAGGAGGCCGATCTCGTGAAGGTCGACATCCTGCTCCAGGGCGACAAGGTCGACGCGTTCAGCGCCATCGTCCACCGGGACAGCGCGTACCACTACGGGACGATGATGGCGGAGCGCCTGCGCAAGCTCATTCCGCGGCAGCAGTTCGAGGTGCCCATCCAGGCGGCGATCGGTGCCAGGGTGATCGCACGCGAGACGATCCGCGCGATCCGCAAGGACGTGCTCGCGAAGTGCTACGGCGGCGACATCAGCCGCAAGCGCAAGCTGCTCGAGAAGCAGAAGGAAGGCAAGAAGCGCATGAAGATGGTGGGGCGCGTGGAAGTGCCGCAGGAGGCGTTCATCGCGGCGCTCTCCGGCGACGTGGAGGGCAAGGAGGTCAAGAAATGAGCCCGGCCTCCCAGCGCAACCAGCCGGTTCGCCGGCGCAGCACGCACCAGGGGATGCCGATGGCCTATGCGGCCGTTGGCGCCTCGAGCGCTCCCGACCTCATGCGGTTCCCGCCAGAGGACACGACGCCGTACGAGGACGAGGTGAAGCTCGGCAGCGGGCAGGATCGGTTCCTCGTCGCCTCGAGCCTCTTGATGACGTGGGGCGCGCAGCGCGGAGCCGGGTACACCGTCTCCGATATCGACCCGGGCGAGGGTGAGCAGTACACCGGCCTCACCTTCGACGAGGGCGGACGCCCCGAGAGCTCGGGGCACGCCGAGCACCAGTACGGGCCGGACGGCGAACCGTACCTCACGGCGGGCACGACCGCTGTGATCGACCGTGGCGCAGGCGAGACGCCGCACGCCATCATGGTCGTCTACACCGTCGACGAGCCGCGCCGAGTGGGCTTCGCCTGGGGCGCCGCCGACGAGACGGGGGCGATCGGCGAGCAGCTCCTCACGGTCGAGTACCGCGACGACGACTCGGTGTGGGCCTGCGCGCGCGGGTTCATGGCCGCCGCGCAGAGCGGTCTGCTCGGTTTGAAGGGCCGGGCAACGCTGAAGTCCGAACTCGCGGCAGCGCACGCGCAGCTCCGCGCGCTCGCCCCGCACGCGGTCGTTGAAGCCGGCCTGCTGCCGACCTCGTCTGGGTCGGCGCCGGCCGAGTCGGTGGTGATGGAGGACGGACCGGCAGACGCCTCGCCCTCCGATGAGCGCGAGCTGCCGTAACCGGTGCCGAGCATACTGCCAGACGGCGACCCGGCCCCCGAGGACGGCGCACTGCCCGACTCGGTGGTCGTCGGCGCCGAGGATCGCCCGTTCGGCGTCTACGTCCACGTGCCCTACTGCCGGGTACGGTGCGGATACTGCGACTTCAACACCTACACGGCGAGCGAGCTCGGCGGCACGAGTCGCGCCGACTACGCGGCGCAGGCCGCCACTGAGATCGCTTTCGGCGGCGACGTGCTCCGCCGCGCAGATCTGCCGGAGCGTCCGGCGTCCACGGTGTTCTTCGGTGGCGGCACCCCGACGCTGCTGCCCGCCGAGGATCTGGTGCTCATGCTCGACCGGATCCGGTCGGTCTGGGGCCTCGCCCCCGACGCCGAGATCACGACCGAGGCCAACCCGGATTCGGTGGACAGCGCCTACCTGTCGAGGCTCGCGGCCGCCGGATTCACCCGGGTGAGTTTCGGCATGCAGTCGGCGGTGCCGTCGGTGCTCGCGACGCTCGATCGCACGCATGCGCCGGAGCGGGTACCGCTCGTCGTCGAGTGGGCCCGCGAGGCCGGGTTGCAGGTGAGCGTCGACCTGATCTACGGCACGCCGGGGGAGACGCTCGACGACTGGTCCCGGTCGGTCGATACCGCTCTCGAACTGGCGCCCGACCACATCTCCGCGTACGCTCTCATCGTCGAGAACGGCACCAAACTCGCCGCGCGGATCCGTCGCGGTGAGATCGCGGCCCCCGACGACGACCTGCACGCCGAGATGTACGAGCTCGCCGACGCCCGTTTCGGCGAGGCGGGGTACGACTGGTACGAGATCAGCAACTGGTCGACCTCCCTCGCGACGCGGTCGCGGCACAACCTCTCCTACTGGACGGGTGCCGACTGGTGGGGCGTCGGTCCAGGGGCTCACAGCCACGCGGGTGGTGTGCGGTGGTGGAACGTGAAGCATCCGCGCGCCTACGCCGAGCGCATCGCCGCCGGTGTGTCACCGGCACACGCGCGAGAGCTGCTCGACGCGGGATCGCGGCGGAGCGAGCGCGTGCTCTTGGAGACCCGCATCGCCGATGGGCTCCCCGCGGACGTGCTCGAGGCCGATGAACGCCGTGCGATCCCCGAGCTCATCGCGGAGGGACTCATCGACGGCAAGGCGGCGATCCGGGGCAGGGTGACGCCGACGCTGCGCGGCAGACTGCTCGCCGACACGGTCGTCCAGCGACTCCTCCGTTAGGTGGACGCTCCTGCGGTAGGATTGGCACTCGGGGTTTGCGAGTGCCAGACACCCTGACGAGTGACGGCGGAGGAGAGGAGGACGCATGGTTTCCGGACGCAGTCTCGACGTGCTGCACGCGATCGTGAGCGATTACGTGTCGTCCAACGAGCCCGTCGGCTCGAAGTCCATCGTTGCGCGGCACCAGTTCGGCGTGTCCGCGGCGACGATCAGAAACGATATGGCGCTGCTCGAGGAGGAGGAGCTCATCGCGGCCCCGCACACCTCGTCTGGCCGTGTGCCGACCGACAAGGGCTACCGCACCTACGTCGATACGCTTGCGCGCATCCGGCCGCTGAGCCAGGCGCAGCGCGCCGCGATCGAGGTCTTCCTGCAGGAATCGCGCGACCTCGACGACGTGATGGTGCGCACCGTGAGATTGCTCGCGCAGCTCACGAACCAGGTCGCCGTGGTCCAGTACCCCTCGCTGCGGAAGACGACGGTCAGGCACATCGACCTCGTCGCCGTCGGCGAGGATCGTGTGCTGTGCGTCCTGATCCTCGGGAGCGGGGTCGTCGAGCAGCAGATCGCGCGCCTGCCAGCTGAACAGGTGACCGAAGCCTGGGTGCACGGTCTCAGGCAGCGGATCGCCGGGTCGATCGTCGGGAGCGACGTCGAATCCGCCGTGTCAGGGGTGCAGTCCCTCGTGGAGACGCTCGACGACTGGGCGGCGCCAGACGAATCCGAGCTGGTCCGCCGCGTACTCGACGTCGTGATCGACCAGCTGCGCGCCAACCGCACCGACCGCATCGCGATCGCGGGGGCGGCGAACCTGTCGAGGCCGGGCGAGTTCACGGGCGACCTCCACAGCGTGCTCGAGGCGATCGAGGAGCAGGTGACCCTGCTCAAGCTCTTCGGCGAGCTCGCCCACGGCGACGGCGATGTAGCAGCATCGATCGGGCGGGAGAACGCCCCGTACGGGTTGAGCGCGGCGGCAGTGATCGCATCGAGCTACGAGAGCGACGGGGAGTCGATCTCTCGCCTCGGCGTGCTCGGGCCGACCCGTATGGACTACGCCGGGAACATCGCGGCGGTGCGCGCCGTTGCACGGTACCTGAGCCGTGCGCTCGGCGACGAATGACTGACGGGCGCTCGCGCGCACGCGCGGTGCCCCGAACCGGACTGAACGAACGACGAACCAGAGGAGCTGCACACGGTGGCTGACCACTACGAGACGCTGGGACTCTCGCGCGAGGCGAGTGCGGACGAGATCAAGAAGGCGTACCGCAAGCTCGCGCGGCAGCTGCATCCAGACGTGAATCCGAGCGAGGAGGCGGCGGAGCGCTTCAAGAGCGTGACGCACGCCTATGACGTGCTGAGCGATCCGGATCAGCGGCGCCGCTACGACATGGGAGGCGGCGAAGGCGGCGGAGGAGCCGCGGGATTCAGCGACATCTTCGAGACTTTCTTCGGCGGCGGAGGATTCGGCGGCGGCACGGCGGGACCCCGTTCGCGTTCCCAGCGCGGCGATGATGCGCTGATTCGCGTCGATGTCACGCTCGACGAGGTCATCTTCGGGGCGCAGCGCGACGTGACCGTGAACACGGCCGTTATCTGCGAGACCTGTCAGGGCAGTTGCTGCCAGCCGGGCACCCACCCGGTGACCTGCGAGATCTGCGGGGGCCAGGGCCAGGTCCAGCGGCAGGTGCGGTCGCTCTTCGGCAACGTCGTCACCATGCATCCCTGCGGCAACTGCTCCGGTTTCGGCACCGTCATCGAGCACCCCTGCGTCGAGTGCGGGGGCAAGGGACGCGTCCGGGAGCGCCGCACCATGTCGATCGACGTCCCCTCCGGCGTGGACACCGGCACGCGCATGCAGATGCGCGGCGGGGGAGAGGTCGGGCCGGGTGGCGGCCCGAACGGCGATCTCTTCATCGAGTTCCGCGTCGCGCACCACGACATCTTCAGTCGCGACGGTGATGACCTGCTGTCGACGATGCACACGAGCATGGTCGATGCGATTCTCGGCACCCAGGTCACCGTCGAGGGGCTCGACGGCGAGATCGTCGTCGACCTGCCAGCGGGGTCCCAGTCCGGCGACGTCATCACGGTGAGGGGCCGCGGGATCCAGGGGTTGCAGACCACGCATCGCGGCGACCTGAAGATCGCGCTGCAGGTGCACACGCCGACGCGGCTCTCGAACCGCGAGAAGGATCTCGTCCGGCAGTTCGCGGCGCAGCACGGAAACGAGTCGCCTGCGCTCGGCGAGTTCCAGCAGAGCTTCTTCGGTAAGATCCGCGACCGCTTCTTCCGCCAGGGCTGAATCGCGTGGCGAACCTCTACCTCGTCCCCGCAGGGTCGCTCGACGCTTCGCGCGCCGGCGATGCGGTGCACGTCGACGGGGAGGAGGGGCGCCACGCCGTTCGCGTGAGCCGGCTCCGCGCTGGCGAGGCGATCGCACTGGCCGATGGGGGCGGCGTGCGTGTCAACGGCATCGTCGAGCACGTCGGGAAGGACGCGTTCTCGGTCCGGATCGACGAACCTGAGCGGGAGCCGGAACGAGTGCCGTCGCTGACGCTCGTGCAGGCACTCGCCAAGGGCGATCGCGACGAACGCGCCGTCGAGCAGGCGACCGAGTTCGGTGTCGACGCCATCGTCCCGTGGCAGGCCGAACGCTCCGTTTCCCGGTGGAGCGGTGACGCCGCGAAGGCCGCGAAGGGCGAGGCGAAGTGGCAGCGCATCGCCCGGGAGGCCGCCAAGCAGTCGATGCGGGCGCGCGTCCCGGCGATCCTGCCGCTCACGCACCTGGACGATCTCTGCTCCGGCATCGAACCGGGGGTCAGGGAGACGCTCGTGCTGCACCCGCGCGGCACGCATCGGTTGAGCGAGTGGAGCGCAGGCGGAGTCGGGGAGGGTTCGCTGCGCGAGATCCGGCTTGTCGTCGGGCCGGAGGGCGGCCTCTCCGACGCCGAGATCGAGCGTCTGGTCGCTGTCGGCGCACGCGTGACGACCCTCGGCGACTCCGTGCTCCGCACCTCGAGCGCCGGGCCGGCCGCCCTCGCCGTGCTGAACGTGGCGCTCGGCCGTTGGTGACGGTCGCGGCGCGGAAGGTACACTGATCTCATGGCAGCAGAGACGGTATTCGGCAAGATCGTGTCGGGCGAGATTCCCGTCGAGATCATCGCGGAGACGGAGCGGGTGATCGCGTTCCCCGACCAGTCGCCCCAGGCGCCGGTGCACGTGCTTGTGATCCCGAAGACCACCGAGTACCCCGATGTCGCGGAGCTCGCGGCCGGCGACCCCTCCCTGCTCGCCGAGATGGTCGACGTGGCCAAGCAGGTCGCGGCGCAGCACGGCGACGGCGATTTCCGGCTGCTCTTCAACAACGGTTCCGGCGCAGGTCAAACGGTCTTCCACGTTCACGCACACGTCTTGTGCGGCGGTCTTGAGGAGCGCAGCCTCGTTGGATCCTGAGTTGCAGCGGACCATCTCGCTGACCGGTGTTGATCTCGCCGCCTTCCTCGGAGACCGAGAGCAGCTGATCGGTCAGCTCGAGTCCGAGCACCCAAGCGTCAGCTTCCACGTGCGCGGTGACCTGCTCACGGTGCGCGGTCCCGTCGACGCCGTGCGAGAGGTCGAGCAGGGCGTGGGCGAAATGCTCGAACTGGCGCGACGGAACGGGGCGGTGAGCCGCTCCGACGTGAAGGAGGTGGGGCGCTTGGTTCGAGAGGGCAACGGACCAGGAGCCGCGCAGATGCTGGCCGAGCCGATCCTGACGGTGCGCGGCAGGGCCGTGCGCCCGCAGACTCAGGGGCAGCGGGAGTACGTGCGCGCCATGGACGAGCACACCGTCGTCTTCGGGATCGGGCCGGCAGGTACCGGTAAGACCTATCTCGCGATGGCCAAGGCGGTGCAGTCGCTGCAGCGCCGCGAGGTGTCGAAGATCATTCTGACGCGTCCCGCCGTCGAGGCGGGGGAGCACCTCGGCTACCTCCCCGGCACCCTCGAGGACAAGATCGACCCGTACCTGCGGCCGCTCTTCGACGCGGTCGGCGCGATGATGGAGCCCGACCTCGTTCCGCGCCTGATGGCGAGCGGCACCATCGAGGTCGCACCGCTCGCGTACATGCGCGGGCGCACCCTCAACGAGTCGTTCGTGGTGCTCGACGAGGCCCAGAACACGACTCCCGAGCAGATGAAGATGTTTCTCACCCGGCTCGGGTACGGCTCGAAGATCGTCGTGACCGGAGACCTCACGCAGGTCGACCTGCCGCACAAGTCGAGCGGGCTCAGGCAGGTGAGCCGAATCCTGCGCGGCGTCGACGACATCCACTTCTCCGACCTCACGGCGGACGACATCGTTCGCCACAGCCTCGTGGGTCGCATCGTGGATGCCTACGACGCCCACGATGCCCGCGACACCAGCAGCGACCAACGGAGTGCAAACGTATGACCGTCGAGATCAACAACGAGGCCGGTACGGCCGTCGACGAGGCAAAGCTCCTGCGGCTCGTCGCCTTCGTCCTGGAATCGATGCACGTGCACCCCGACACCGAGCTCGGGGTGATGTTCGTCGACGAAGCGGCGATGGAGCGGCTCCACGTGCAGTGGATGAACGAGCCAGGCGCGACCGATGTGCTCAGCTTCCCTATGGATGAGCTCCGCCCCGGTCGCCCAGACGCCGTGACGCCGGTCGGGATCCTCGGCGACATCGTCGTCTGCCCGCAGGTCGCCGAGCGCCAGGCCGAGGCCGCCGGGCACGACACCGAGCGGGAGATCATGATCCTGCTCACGCACGGCATGCTGCACCTCCTCGGGTTCGACCACGCGACCCCCGACGAGGAGGCCGAGATGTTCGGGCTGCAGCGCGACCTGATCCTGAGCTTCGCCATGCGCGAGCGTTCGCGATGAGCGGGCTCGTCGTCGCCCTGCTGCTCATCGCGGCATTCGCCCTCCTCGCGGTGGGCGCGCTGTTCGCCGCGTCGGATGCCGCGCTGGGGGCGAGGTCGAAGGCCGAGCTGCTCAGCCTCGCCGACGACCAGCACCGCAGCAGCCGTGCCGTCCGGGCCATCGCAGAAGACGAGAGCACGCACCGCAGTGCGCTGAGCTTCGCCCGCGTGTTCGCCGAGACCTTCGCCGCCGTGCTCATCACGCTCGTGGTGGCCTACAGCCTCGAGTACCTCTGGCTCGAGCTCGTCATCGCAACGATCGTCATGACGGGTCTCTCGTTCGTGCTCGTCGGGTCCAGCCCCCGATCAGTCGGCACCCTGTACCCCGACGAGGTCATCAGGTTCTGCGCTCCGGCGATCCACGCGATCCGTGTGCTGCTCGGTCCGCTGACGACGGCGCTCATCCGTTTCGGCAACCGCGTGACCCCCGGAGTGGCGCGGAACGCGCCGATCCGCGATGAGCAGCAGCTGCTCTCGATGGTGGATCAGGCCGCCGAGCAGGAGCTGCTCGAGGACGACGACCGCGACTACATCCACTCCATCGTCGAGTTCGGCGAAACGCGCGTGCGCGAGATCATGGTGCCGCGCATCGACATGATCACGGTGGACGCCGAGCTCACGGTGCGCGAGGCGCTCGAACAGCTCCTCGCTTCGCGGCACTCGCGACTCCCGGTCGTGTCCGACGACTCCGACGACGTCATCGGCGTGGTCCACCTGCGCGATGCCAGCGGCTACGTGCTCCGCAGGCCGGAGGAGGCGGAGGTCTCGGTGGTGACGCGCATCATGAAGCCGGCCATGTTCGTGCCGGAAGTGCAGGTCGCAGACGATCTGCTCAAGCAGATGCAGCTCGAGGCCAACCATCTCGCGCTCGTCGTCGACGAGTACGGCGGGATCTCGGGTCTGGCGACGCTCGAGGACCTCATCGAGGAGCTGCTCGGCGACATCACCGACGAGCACGACCGCGAGGTTCCCGAGGCCGTGGAGCAGCCGGACGGCTCGCAGCTCGTCAGCGCCCGTATGACGGTCGACCGTCTGGGCGAGCTCTTCGGGATCGAATTGGACGATGACGACGTCAACACCGTCGGCGGGCTCGTGTCGAAGTACCTCGGTCGGCTCGCCGAGGTCGGCGACCGCGTCGAGGTGCACGGTATCGCGCTCACCGCCGTCGACACCGAGCGGCGCAGGCAGCGTCTGGTCACCGTTCGCGCGGAGTGGGTGGGCCTGCCGGTCACCGGACCGCTCTCCGGGCTCATCGAAGCCGTCGATCCGCGCTCGTCCTCCTCGGACGAGCGTCAGGCATCCGCGTACCAGCACCACCGAGAGGATCGCCCGTGAGCGACACACCCTACCGCGCCGGATTCGTCACCTTCGTCGGGCGCCCTAACGTCGGCAAGTCGACGCTCACGAACGCGCTCGTCGGCGAGAAGGTCGCCATCACCAGTCCGAAGCCGCAGACCACCAGGCGGGCGATCCGGGGGATCGTGCACCGTCAGGACGGCCAGCTCATCATCGTGGACACGCCAGGTGTCCACCGGCCGCGCACCCTGCTGGGAGAGCGCCTGAACGCCCTCGTGGAGTCGATTCTCGGGGACGTCGATGTGATCGGCTTCTGCGTCCTGGCGAATGAGAAGCTCGGGCCGGGGGACCGGTTCATCAGCGAGCGTCTCGACGACTTCCCTCGCGCGAAGAAGGTCGCGATCCTCACCAAGACGGATCAGGCGAGCCGCACCGAGATCGTGGACCAGCTCGCCCGTATCGGGGCGCTTCGCGAGTGGGACGCCGTCATTCCGATCTCCTCGACGGCTGGGGAGCAGCTCGACGTGCTCTCCGACGTGCTGCTCGATCTCATGCCGGAGTCCCCGCAGCTCTACGAAGACGCCCAGGTGACCGACGAGGGCGAGGACGACCGGATCGCCGAGCTCATCAGGGAGGCAGCCCTCGACGGCGTGCGCGACGAACTGCCCCACTCGCTCGCTGTCACGGTCGACGACCGTGTCGAGCGGGAGGCAGATGGTGACGATCCCGGGCTCCTGGAGCTGTACGCGAGCCTCTACGTCGAGCGTGACAGCCAGAAGGGCATCGTGATCGGCAAGGGCGGATCACGGCTCCGCTCGGTGGGCGAGCGCGCCAGGCACGAGATCGAAGCGCTGCTCGGTCGCCGGGTCTACCTCTCGCTCCGGGTCAAGGTGCTGAAGGAGTGGCAGCGGGATCCGAAGCTGCTCGGGCGTCTCGGCTTCTAGCGGCTCCTGCTATAGTGGCGTCATGCTGTTCGGCTCGCTTCTCCTTAGCCGCCGCGACGAGACCTAAACTTCAGGCCTCCCTCGTCGCGGCGTTCGTGTTGGCTGAATCACTACATTCCGAGAAGCGAGAAGAACGAGTCCCATGAAGAACACGCAGAAGCCCTCAGGTATGCCGATCCATCGGTACCGTCCGTTCCACGAGATCATCGATGTGGATCTGCCCGATCGCACGTGGCCGGATCGGCGCATCGAGCGCGCACCCCGCTGGTGCGCCGTCGACCTGCGCGACGGGAATCAGGCACTCATCGATCCGATGAGCCCCGAGCGGAAACGGATCATGTTCGATCTGCTCGTGAAGATGGGGTACAAGGAGATCGAGGTCGGGTTCCCCTCGGCCAGCCAGACCGACTTCGACTTCGTGCGTCACCTGATCGAGGAAGGGGCGATTCCCGATGACGTCACGATCCAGGTGCTCACCCAGGCGCGCGAGCACCTGATCACCCGCACGTATGAGTCGCTCGTCGGTGCGAAGCAGGCGATCGTCCACCTGTACAACTCCACCAGCATCCTCCAGCGCGAGGTCGTCTTCCGGTCCGACCGCGAGGGCATCAAGCGCATCGCGGTCGAGGGTGCGAAGCTGTGCCGGGCGAGCGAGTCTATCTGCGCCGGCACCGAGGTCTTCTACCAGTACTCACCCGAGTCCTACACGGGCACGGAGCTGGACTACGCGGTAGAGGTCTGCAACGAGGTCCTCGAGATCTTCGAGCCGACGCCCGAGCGCAACGTCATCATCAATCTGCCGGCGACGGTCGAGATGTCGACGCCGAACGTGTACGCCGACTCGATCGAGTGGATGAGCCGGAACCTGGCTCACCGCGAGAACGTGATCCTGTCCCTCCACCCTCACAACGACCGCGGCACGGCCGTCGCGGCGGCCGAGCTGGGCTACCAGGCCGGTGCCGACCGCATCGAGGGCTGCCTGTTCGGCAACGGTGAGCGCACCGGCAACGTCGATCTCATTGCGCTGGGCATCAACCTCTTCACCCAGGGCATCGACCCCCAGATCGACTTCTCGCGACTCGATGAGATCCGGCGGACCGCCGAGTACTGCAACCAGTTGCGCGTGCACGAGCGGAGCCCCTGGGCCGGCGACCTGGTGTACACCGCCTTCTCGGGGTCTCACCAGGACGCCATCAAGAAGGGCTTCGAGAGCATGGCGCAGCGCGCCGAAGCGTCGGGTGTCGCCATCGAGGACACCGAGTGGGCCGTGCCGTACCTGCCCGTCGATCCGAAGGATCTGGGCCGCTCGTACGAGGCCGTCATCCGCGTGAACTCGCAGTCGGGCAAGGGCGGCGTTGCCTACCTGCTGAAGACCGATCACCACTTGGATCTCCCGCGTCGTCTGCAGATCGAGTTCAGCTCGGTCGTGCAGGCATTGACGGACACCGAGGGCGGAGAGGTCTCGAGCGACGAGATCTGGCGGATCTTCCAGGACGAGTATCTGCCTGCGGACTCCGAGGGCGCCGAGCGCTGGGGCCGGTACGAGGTACTGCGCACGGCGACGACGAGCGCAGGCGACGGGGTCACCGAGCTCACCTTCGACTTCCGCGACGGAGCCGAGGAGCGTCAGTCGACCGCGCGGGGCAACGGTCCGGTGGACGCGTTCCTCAATGCGCTGAACGACGCCGGCCATGAGGTCACGCTCCTGGACTACGTCGAGCACGCGATGAGTGCCGGCGGCGACGCCGTCGCAGCAGCATACGTGGACCTCGAGGTCGACGGGCACCGCCTGTGGGGCGTCGGGATCGACCCCGACACGAGCCGCGCCACGCTCAAGGCGATCGTCAGTGCTGTCAACCGAGCCATCCGCGGCGGGACCGCCGCCGACATCGCGGAGCACTCCGACGATTCGGTGCCGCAGCCCGCATGATCGCATCGGTTCAGGGTGAAGTCCTCGCGGTCGGCGGGGGATGGGTCGTCGTCGCAGTCGGCGGTATCGGCCTGCGCGTCGAAGTCCCGGCCGGCGGTCGAGCGCCTCAGGCGCACACCGGCGATCA
It encodes the following:
- a CDS encoding 16S rRNA (uracil(1498)-N(3))-methyltransferase, producing the protein MANLYLVPAGSLDASRAGDAVHVDGEEGRHAVRVSRLRAGEAIALADGGGVRVNGIVEHVGKDAFSVRIDEPEREPERVPSLTLVQALAKGDRDERAVEQATEFGVDAIVPWQAERSVSRWSGDAAKAAKGEAKWQRIAREAAKQSMRARVPAILPLTHLDDLCSGIEPGVRETLVLHPRGTHRLSEWSAGGVGEGSLREIRLVVGPEGGLSDAEIERLVAVGARVTTLGDSVLRTSSAGPAALAVLNVALGRW
- a CDS encoding HIT domain-containing protein translates to MAAETVFGKIVSGEIPVEIIAETERVIAFPDQSPQAPVHVLVIPKTTEYPDVAELAAGDPSLLAEMVDVAKQVAAQHGDGDFRLLFNNGSGAGQTVFHVHAHVLCGGLEERSLVGS
- a CDS encoding PhoH family protein, with translation MDPELQRTISLTGVDLAAFLGDREQLIGQLESEHPSVSFHVRGDLLTVRGPVDAVREVEQGVGEMLELARRNGAVSRSDVKEVGRLVREGNGPGAAQMLAEPILTVRGRAVRPQTQGQREYVRAMDEHTVVFGIGPAGTGKTYLAMAKAVQSLQRREVSKIILTRPAVEAGEHLGYLPGTLEDKIDPYLRPLFDAVGAMMEPDLVPRLMASGTIEVAPLAYMRGRTLNESFVVLDEAQNTTPEQMKMFLTRLGYGSKIVVTGDLTQVDLPHKSSGLRQVSRILRGVDDIHFSDLTADDIVRHSLVGRIVDAYDAHDARDTSSDQRSANV
- the ybeY gene encoding rRNA maturation RNase YbeY, with translation MTVEINNEAGTAVDEAKLLRLVAFVLESMHVHPDTELGVMFVDEAAMERLHVQWMNEPGATDVLSFPMDELRPGRPDAVTPVGILGDIVVCPQVAERQAEAAGHDTEREIMILLTHGMLHLLGFDHATPDEEAEMFGLQRDLILSFAMRERSR
- a CDS encoding hemolysin family protein, which produces MSGLVVALLLIAAFALLAVGALFAASDAALGARSKAELLSLADDQHRSSRAVRAIAEDESTHRSALSFARVFAETFAAVLITLVVAYSLEYLWLELVIATIVMTGLSFVLVGSSPRSVGTLYPDEVIRFCAPAIHAIRVLLGPLTTALIRFGNRVTPGVARNAPIRDEQQLLSMVDQAAEQELLEDDDRDYIHSIVEFGETRVREIMVPRIDMITVDAELTVREALEQLLASRHSRLPVVSDDSDDVIGVVHLRDASGYVLRRPEEAEVSVVTRIMKPAMFVPEVQVADDLLKQMQLEANHLALVVDEYGGISGLATLEDLIEELLGDITDEHDREVPEAVEQPDGSQLVSARMTVDRLGELFGIELDDDDVNTVGGLVSKYLGRLAEVGDRVEVHGIALTAVDTERRRQRLVTVRAEWVGLPVTGPLSGLIEAVDPRSSSSDERQASAYQHHREDRP
- the era gene encoding GTPase Era, producing the protein MSDTPYRAGFVTFVGRPNVGKSTLTNALVGEKVAITSPKPQTTRRAIRGIVHRQDGQLIIVDTPGVHRPRTLLGERLNALVESILGDVDVIGFCVLANEKLGPGDRFISERLDDFPRAKKVAILTKTDQASRTEIVDQLARIGALREWDAVIPISSTAGEQLDVLSDVLLDLMPESPQLYEDAQVTDEGEDDRIAELIREAALDGVRDELPHSLAVTVDDRVEREADGDDPGLLELYASLYVERDSQKGIVIGKGGSRLRSVGERARHEIEALLGRRVYLSLRVKVLKEWQRDPKLLGRLGF